In Amphiura filiformis chromosome 2, Afil_fr2py, whole genome shotgun sequence, one DNA window encodes the following:
- the LOC140146699 gene encoding protein-tyrosine sulfotransferase 1-like isoform X1, whose translation MIANSIVRHVLRDMARYSKIRTLATVFATASITFLLLQSTCDEKKMMGGLNNQRMVQRSTDHVIKDKQTDKEYEYSRDMPLIFIGGMPRSGTTLMRAMLDAHPDVRCGEETRVIPRLLSMRQQWRKSVKEHARLLEAGLTDPVIDDALTAFILEIIAKHGDPAPRLCNKDPFTLKSMTYLHDVFPHGQYLLMIRDGRATVHSIIERKVTITGFDITSYRDCLKKWNTAVESMYNQCLQVGPQWCLPVYYEQLVLHPEEWMRKILGFLKVDWDTSVLHHEDAIGKPGGISLSRREPSTNQVIKPVNLGALTSWVGHIPDDVKRDMTKLAPMLDKLGYDPNAYPPNYGTPDKEVLEKSNRIEKESEKWAENMKIVQENKRKAVDDVIKQEKLADPNRFVPDRPPMQQRPQKFPNRMNPNRQQYQNSNGPENKPKPAGGKGTFDDLMKARMEGDRQRQQQQLHQRRQRREPAHPRVGGYY comes from the exons ATGATCGCTAACAGCATTGTGCGACACGTGCTACGAGACATGGCTCGTTACAGCAAAATACGGACCTTAGCGACGGTGTTCGCCACCGCAAGCATCACATTTTTACTTCTACAGTCGACGTGCGATGAAAAGAAAATGATGGGTGGCTTAAATAATCAACGAATGGTGCAGAGATCTACAGATCATGTGAtcaaagacaaacaaacagataaaGAATATGAGTACAGTCGTGACATGCCGCTAATATTTATAGGCGGCATGCCGCGTAGTGGAACAACTTTGATGCGTGCAATGCTTGACGCGCACCCCGATGTACGGTGCGGTGAGGAAACGAGAGTTATACCAAGGCTACTGAGCATGCGACAACAGTGGCGCAAATCCGTCAAAGAGCATGCCCGGTTACTAGAAGCCGGGTTGACGGACCCGGTTATAGACGATGCTCTGACAGCTTTTATTTTAGAAATCATCGCCAAGCACGGCGATCCTGCGCCACGTCTTTGTAACAAAGACCCTTTCACTCTCAAATCTATGACGTACTTACACGACGTTTTCCCACATGGTcagtatctactgatgataagagATGGGCGTGCCACGGTCCACTCGATCATCGAACGCAAAGTAACTATCACTGGTTTTGATATTACAAGCTACAGGGATTGTTTAAAAAAGTGGAATACAGCGGTAGAGAGTATGTATAACCAATGTCTGCAAGTAGGACCACAGTGGTGTCTGCCAGTTTATTATGAACAGTTAGTACTGCATCCCGAAGAGTGGATGCGAAAAATTCTAGGCTTTCTGAAGGTGGATTGGGATACTTCTGTGTTACATCACGAAGATGCCATCGGCAAACCTGGCGGCATTTCGCTATCAAG GAGGGAACCTTCAACAAATCAAGTGATCAAACCTGTTAACCTAGGCGCGCTTACCAGCTGGGTCGGTCACATACCAGATGACGTCAAGCGCGATATGACTAAGCTTGCGCCAATGCTCGATAAACTCGGCTACGATCCCAACGCGTACCCACCAAACTACGGCACCCCCGACAAAGAAGTCCTGGAGAAGTCCAATCGAATCGAAAAGGAATCTGAAAAATGGGCAGAGAATATGAAGATAGTGCAGGAAAATAAGAGGAAGGCTGTGGATGATGTGATTAAACAAGAGAAATTAGCGGACCCTAACAGATTTGTCCCAGACCGTCCACCAATGCAACAAAGACCACAAAAATTCCCAAATCGCATGAACCCCAACAGGCAGCAGTATCAAAACAGTAATGGACCGGAGAACAAACCCAAACCCGCAGGTGGAAAAGGGACATTTGATGATTTGATGAAAGCGAGAATGGAAGGGGACAGACAGCGACAGCAACAGCAACTGCATCAGCGGCGACAGAGAAGGGAACCGGCTCACCCCAGAGTGGGAGGGTACTACTAG
- the LOC140146699 gene encoding protein-tyrosine sulfotransferase 1-like isoform X2 → MIANSIVRHVLRDMARYSKIRTLATVFATASITFLLLQSTCDEKKMMGGLNNQRMVQRSTDHVIKDKQTDKEYEYSRDMPLIFIGGMPRSGTTLMRAMLDAHPDVRCGEETRVIPRLLSMRQQWRKSVKEHARLLEAGLTDPVIDDALTAFILEIIAKHGDPAPRLCNKDPFTLKSMTYLHDVFPHGQYLLMIRDGRATVHSIIERKVTITGFDITSYRDCLKKWNTAVESMYNQCLQVGPQWCLPVYYEQLVLHPEEWMRKILGFLKVDWDTSVLHHEDAIGKPGGISLSRRERSTDQVVKPVNLEALSKWVGKIPKDVIDDMAKLAPMLARLGYDPRANPPNYGKPDKFVLDNEDRIMKNNEKWQHNMQQVQEQKKVVDKLLEQEKQRDKVEGKDPSYIPPQDKRPSLNIAKLQQDTREKQGPRPHQDEEFANNGHGERRPNPKFAKRAEGPYPALR, encoded by the exons ATGATCGCTAACAGCATTGTGCGACACGTGCTACGAGACATGGCTCGTTACAGCAAAATACGGACCTTAGCGACGGTGTTCGCCACCGCAAGCATCACATTTTTACTTCTACAGTCGACGTGCGATGAAAAGAAAATGATGGGTGGCTTAAATAATCAACGAATGGTGCAGAGATCTACAGATCATGTGAtcaaagacaaacaaacagataaaGAATATGAGTACAGTCGTGACATGCCGCTAATATTTATAGGCGGCATGCCGCGTAGTGGAACAACTTTGATGCGTGCAATGCTTGACGCGCACCCCGATGTACGGTGCGGTGAGGAAACGAGAGTTATACCAAGGCTACTGAGCATGCGACAACAGTGGCGCAAATCCGTCAAAGAGCATGCCCGGTTACTAGAAGCCGGGTTGACGGACCCGGTTATAGACGATGCTCTGACAGCTTTTATTTTAGAAATCATCGCCAAGCACGGCGATCCTGCGCCACGTCTTTGTAACAAAGACCCTTTCACTCTCAAATCTATGACGTACTTACACGACGTTTTCCCACATGGTcagtatctactgatgataagagATGGGCGTGCCACGGTCCACTCGATCATCGAACGCAAAGTAACTATCACTGGTTTTGATATTACAAGCTACAGGGATTGTTTAAAAAAGTGGAATACAGCGGTAGAGAGTATGTATAACCAATGTCTGCAAGTAGGACCACAGTGGTGTCTGCCAGTTTATTATGAACAGTTAGTACTGCATCCCGAAGAGTGGATGCGAAAAATTCTAGGCTTTCTGAAGGTGGATTGGGATACTTCTGTGTTACATCACGAAGATGCCATCGGCAAACCTGGCGGCATTTCGCTATCAAG ACGAGAACGCTCAACAGACCAAGTAGTCAAACCTGTGAACCTCGAAGCACTCTCAAAATGGGTGGGAAAAATACCGAAAGACGTTATAGACGACATGGCAAAACTGGCCCCCATGCTGGCAAGATTAGGCTACGATCCCCGCGCCAACCCGCCCAATTACGGCAAACCGGACAAGTTCGTTCTCGACAACGAGGATCGAATCATGAAAAATAACGAAAAGTGGCAGCACAACATGCAGCAGGTACAAGAACAGAAGAAAGTGGTTGATAAACTTTTAGAGCAAGAAAAGCAACGGGATAAAGTAGAAGGAAAAGACCCGTCGTATATTCCGCCGCAGGACAAGCGGCCATCACTTAACATtgcaaaattgcagcaagatACTAGAGAGAAGCAAGGACCAAGACCTCACCAAGATGAGGAATTTGCTAATAATGGTCATGGTGAAAGAAGGCCGAACCCAAAATTTGCCAAGCGTGCTGAGGGCCCCTACCCGGCCCTTCGGTGA